In Salvelinus namaycush isolate Seneca chromosome 20, SaNama_1.0, whole genome shotgun sequence, the following proteins share a genomic window:
- the LOC120065353 gene encoding SUZ domain-containing protein 1-like produces MEDEEVCESWEEAADSGEIERRLEAKLKISQKAKKASISSGSSPIRTAMVIQDESLPAAPPPQIRILKRPSSNGSLGSSGSSNRPTQQPKSLAQREAEYAEARRRILGSASSEETPQDKPRPERPVRVSAQPPQPELVSLNNHVIRQPTGPDGTSGFRRYR; encoded by the exons ATGGAAGATGAAGAGGTTTGCGAAAGTTGGGAGGAAGCTGCAGACAGTGGG GAAATTGAGAGAAGACTTGAGGCAAAGTTGAAGATAAGCCAGAAAGCAAA GAAAGCAAGCATCAGCTCAGGTAGCTCCCCTATACGAACTGCCATGGTTATCCAGGATGAATCTCTACCTGCAGCCCCCCCACCTCAAATCCGAATTCTGAAGCGCCCCTCAAGTAATGGTTCCTTGGGGTCCTCTGGTTCATCCAACCGCCCCACCCAGCAGCCGAAGTCACTGGCCCAGCGGGAGGCAGAGTATGCCGAGGCCCGCAGGAGGATTCTGGGTAGTGCTAGCTCTGAAGAAACGCCTCAGGACAAACCCAGGCCAGAAAG ACCAGTGCGAGTGAGTGCCCAACCACCACAGCCAGAACTGGTTAGTCTGAACAATCACGTGATCCGCCAACCCACAGGCCCAGACGGTACCTCAGGCTTCCGTCGCTACAGATAG